The following nucleotide sequence is from Triticum dicoccoides isolate Atlit2015 ecotype Zavitan chromosome 7B, WEW_v2.0, whole genome shotgun sequence.
AAAATGAAGAAGAGAGAAGGAACTGTAAAAGGAGgggaaaagaaatgaagaaaacccGATGAAAAAAAAACCCACAAAACCAGTGTAAAAACAGCTGAATATAATTGAATCATCTGCTGCAGAAGCTCTTCATCATTGTCGATTGCACTGACAGCAGCTGCACCGTCACGAAAACTATGGATTTCCTTCCTTGCATCATCTGCTGCAGAAGCTCTTCATCATTGTCGATTGTCAATTGGTCATTTAACATCCCTTGAAACATTATCACTACAAAATTTACGTGACTTGTGCTTTCTTGAAGGCTTGTCTTTGCTGCAACTTGTCAGAGCAACTTTTGTCGGTGTCCTGAACCTCAACAATTGCGGGTCGCAACTTCACTCCGTGTTAGCTGCCCCATAGTGCTCAACCACATGCTCTCAGCTGAAGGTTTTGTAGTTCCACTTCCACGAAGTATCTGTCTCGTGGAGTGCAAGGATGGGTCCTTTTCCTTTGAAGCATCAGCAGGTTTCTCATCTGTTGACAACCTGCTATTTTTAATTGTTGTGAAATCAGTTCCTTGCCAAGAAATCTGAAGTGCTTTTCACGTGTGACGTTACTCCAAATTTCTGGATGACCCAATATATCATCTTTACCAGATTTGCCATTTTCCCTCGACCACATAGTCGAGCGGAATTCTAAACTCCTGAAGAAGAGCACCTGATGGAGAAAGCTGGCCAAAGATTGAGCATATCAGCAGAATTTTTTTCCGTTAATTTCATCCAGATTTGCAACCAGGAAAGGTAAAGAactcacactctcacgctcaaagaGAAAAAGTTTTACTATTTCTATTTCACAAATTATTCATCTTTCAAGTATCTTATATGTTCAGAAGTTCTTTTCATTATTTATACAGATTTCTTATGAGGTTGAATAAGCCTCACAAGCTCTTGTGATGCAGTTCAGCTCTCCCTTGTGGATGCCCCAAGTTCTACAATAAATCATGTATTGTTAGTGGTGCTTTGCTATCCTCATCTCTACCTTTTTGTGTACTACTTGTGAATTTGTGACGACAGTCGATCCGTCAGTTCAATGCCATCTCCGGTTTCTGCAATCGTTGTCCTCAATAGCTCCAGGGACAACACCTCGTCTCTCAAGCTCTTAGCATGCTCTGTCCTTCCTTTTNNNNNNNNNNNNNNNNNNNNNNNNNNNNNNNNNNNNNNNNNNNNNNNNNNNNNNNNNNNNNNNNNNNNNNNNNNNNNNNNNNNNNNNNNNNNNNNNNNNNNNNNNNNNNNNNNNNNNNNNNNNNNNNNNNNNNNNNNNNNNTTGCGGAAATGCTCTGTCCTTCCTTACCAAGGCACAAAACAAGACTCAGGTTTCCTTCCTTCCTTCGTTCCAGTTGTCATGTGCCAAATTTGTTCATATTCTTCCAAACAAATTTCACTGACTTTCTTGATTTTGGGTGTGCTACGTACCACCAGGTCCTACACTACACGGTATGCAAACTAGCGAGAGTCAAACTGGCGAAGCTTCAGGCAGTATGCCTCCATGGGTCACACCACACCTCACCTCCACTGCTTGTCACACCTCACCTCCATGGGTCACATCTCAACAAGGTctcaccttcatctccagagcattGGTCGACCTCTAGATCAGTTCACTTTCATCTCTAGTTTCTGCAATGCAATCGTCCCCATCAACGGCACCACTTGCCAAGCACACTTTTTTATCTTGATGGGATCTTGAGCGGAAGTTGAGGTAAGTTGACAGTATGATTCTCTCTCAGTGGCATCAGAATAGAACAAACTTTTGTCTGACATGTTTCATTTTCTGAAGAAGAACAACATGTGCATAGCCGCAATCAAACTCTGCTATCTTCTCTATTGTGAGTTCGATTGCAGGACCGTCAGCAATGGCCAGCGAGTTTACTTCAGGGTCAGATTGACTGACAAGGCCGAGGACAACGCCATGAGTCTGGCACCATTACTTACACAGTTCAGGCTTCAGGTATCCAGCCAGTTCCATGGGTGTAAACTGAACATAAATTCAGTCCACATCCATATATATGATCCAACCATCAAAACAATGCATATATAATTAACCCCAACACAAGACTCGCAAAGTCGCAAGCAAGCTCATTTATGCATAGTGATGGAACATGCATATATGCCTCCACTCCACAGAGAAAAGGAAGGCCATCGAAATAAGGTAAACAAAACTGTATCCAAGCAACCTAGCAAGAGTGCTGTTGTTCTCCTGAGAAGAACCCGAGCCTTCGTCGAACAAGCTCTACAAGAGTCTACATGGAAAAATAAATAAAGGCATACAAGAGAGGCATATCCACAAAGACTATAAATTAATGCTCAGGGTTATGAAGCATATTGAGTCTATCTGAATGCTCTGTTTCTTATTCAGAGTATGGTAAAACAAAGTACCAACAAGAAAAACTTTCTAAGAAATGCTAGTTACAAGACTCGCACCATGTGAGAGCTGCGCTACACTAAAAACTGTCGATTTCTTCAGAAATTTCAGTCTTCAGAGTTTCACCTCCTGACAGGCACCAGTTCACTAGCTGTCTCTCTCCACCTCTGAAATCACTCTGCCTTCTCTTCAATCCAGGTGTATATGTTGACCCTTGACTGTCACAAAACACTTGTACACAATACTCCCCACTCTGCTCTGCATCTTCTCTGAATTTCACTCCTAACAGCTGCTACGACCGAATCCGAATGAATGAATCGTGCCTAAATAAACACCTATGCATAAATGGCATACAAGAAGACTTAGAAACCTGTCATCATGTCTGCAACATACTCTCAATTNNNNNNNNNNNNNNNNNNNNNNNNNNNNNNNNNNNNNNNNNNNNNNNNNNNNNNNNNNNNNNNNNNNNNNNNNNNNNNNNNNNNNNNNNNNNNNNNNNNNNNNNNNNNNNNNNNNNNNNNNNNNNNNNNNNNNNNNNNNNNNNNNNNNNNNNNNNNNNNNNNNNNNNNNNNNNNNNNNNNNNNNNNNNNNNNNNNNNNNNNNNNNNNNNNNNNNNNNNNNNNNNNNNNNNNNNNNNNNNNNNNNNNNCAATAATATGAAGtattccctccgtaaactaatataagagtgtttagattactaatattgtgatctaaacgctcttatattagttcacAGAGGGAGTACACAGCATCTTTAATGCCACTTTAGTTTGAAACACTGGGTAGTACTACTACAGGATTTAAGGCTGCAGATGAGCATGAACTGAAGATGGAGCTATAAACTTTCGTGCAGGAGCAGCTAGACAAGTAACATAGCTGTGTAACTGAGTTGTCCAAATGATTTGAACTACTGTCACATACTACAAGACTAAATCACTGCCTTTACGTCCGCAGGTTGTTCAGGTTTACAGCAAAATCAGCTGAAAGAATATAAATCACCAAATACTCTGCCCCGATGCAGATTGTCATTTTAGTCGTTTTCTCAAATCAGAAACCCTAAACCTGCCAACAGTATAAATATACATAAAACGATTGTCTTTGCCAAATATCTGACAGGAAATTCGAGTTGATCCAACTTTAGTCTTGTCTCCATTGCAAGCCCGGCCTCCACAGCATTCATTCAACTTTGATGTATCCAACCACCAGGATGAAGACCTACAAGCTAGATTTATAGTGGATGAGATACTAATCATACACCCGATCTGGGTTAAAGCTACCATGTCGTCAAATATAGCTACCAATTAATTATCCAAATCATACGTGCTATTGAAAAAAATGAACAATCCAAAGGGAAATATGCGGAAGAGAGCCGGTCAGTTAATAGGTAATCATTTCCATAGCGTGCTGCTGACAGGTGCAAGCATCGGCCATCTTAGTTTATTTCTAGGTAGTTTAAAGCATCACCCAAGGATATAATGGTGCCCAGTGACATAACTTAATTAGCACCATAGCAGAAGAAGGAACTAACAAGAGAACTACGACTTGAAGCCCAACTAATAGCAGAGGAAAAAGAATTACCAAATCGACTTGAAGCAGAATAATCTAGTATATGatctccctagctagctagctagctagcaagcaccTTCTCCTTTCCTCGACCCGCTCTTAACCGTCCAAGTGCTTCTTGTTCCTTGTTTCCATCTCCTGAACCAGATGCAACTACGGCTGCTTGCTGCTCCTCCTCCGCAGCCATTGTGTGGACTAACCAAGCAGACAAATTAACATGGAGTTAATAGGATAGGATAGGACAAACGGAATAAAGCATTAGCCCGAACAGGTAAATTAAGACTTGTGTTATTTTACCTCCAGATTTGATCAAGTGCTGGGACAATGCATCCCTCACCCTGATAGCGTCCTCGTCTGCTACCTGTCGCACTTGCTTCCTGTAATTCTCCTCCTGCttctccaccccctcttcctcgtcctccttcAGCTCCTCCTCCATGTCTATCACTATGTTATGCAACTGGCAGCACGCGCCGATTGTCTGGTGCATCTCACGTTTATTATTTGGATGCCAGCCTTCTCCCTGAAGACACTTCCATGTGCCTTTCAACCTTGCCAACGCCGTCAGAGTGATGGCTGTAGCTGTAGAATGTCTCCTGTTGAACTCCACTTTGGAGTCTGGGAACGGGAGGTCATGATTCTCCAACTGGTAAGGTGTGAGGAGCCAGGGGCGAAGAGGGTATCCTGCGTCACCAATGATGTATTCCCCAACTTCCAAGCCATCTGATAATTTCATGTTACTGCCATTCAGCCAATCACCCCTCTCGTAGTCCTTCAATATATCATAGTCCAGCCAAATCTCTGTAAACTTCATATCTCGATCAACAACGGCTTGTACTACCACAACATCATTCTCCTCATGGTCACGGTTTTGTGATCCAAATGTAATGCGATCCGTATGTACAACACCACAGCAGTTTGGCAGGCCGTGGATCTTGTCAAACTTGCGCTTGATCTTCTCCATTTCAGCGGAGCCAGGCCAGTTGCAGTGGTGCATTGCTCGGTCCAACATAGCCTCAACAAACACCTGAGCTACCAGCAAGACAGTTGACTCACTCACACCAAGAGAGGATCCTACGGTAACCAGAGAGTCACCAGAGCTCAGTACCCTTAGAGCAACAGCTACTCTGTCTTGcaaagacaacactctcccatcaacAAAGGTGAGATCCCTTGCCATCATATCTTCCAAAAATGGGATCCTCACCAAGCCACAGATGTAACTGAAGGTACTTCTTGTCATTTTATACAGAGAGTCAAATCCTTGTGCGTCCACcatagaagatgataaggtttctGCATGGAAAGAAAACCAAAAAACTAGTTACATGATACTCTAGATATGTTAAACTCGAGAAAACCTAGAAGAACAAGTAAGAAGACAAATACTTAGCAACATGCACTAGGAAGGTGTGTTTGATTTTCTGTACCTTGAAATATGGTAGAGCTGCTAATATTTGAATCCAACTTACAGTTGTCTCCTCTCGTGTACGAAACGTACCATTTTCTTTGGTTGTCTCTATCACGTGCATATGCCTTGACATGCTCCACACAGCTGAATTTGTCCCACTCGGTGCTAGATTGTCCTGCAGCTATCGCAGAGAGAAGCCATAGCCTGCAGAATAACTGCAAATACCTTGGCTTTATGTCTCGCATGTATTCTGGTAGTTTTTCCATGGTGTAATCCTCCAGGACCATCCTCTCGAGTGAAGTGATATGCTCCAACACCTTCAACTTTGGGCAGTTCCAGATGGTGATCTTCTGTAGATTGGGGAGATTGGTGATCCTCTCCAGGTCAGGGCAATCATTCACTATAAGCTCAACAACAGAAGGAAAGCTCTCAATGTAGCTGAGGTGCTTGACATGTTCTAGAGATAATATTTTCAAAGAAATTGCATTGGAGGCAAGGCCTGGAGGAACATGCCTCAGTCTGCATTTACTGAGCACAAGCTTCTCCAAACGGCGCATGGCCTGTACTTGCTCCTCCCACTCCCACTCCTCCCATTCCACCATTCCGTCCAAGATCATTTCATTTAACCTCGAAAATGAAGCTGTTGTCGCCTGCAAGAATCCAGTCCCCACATATTTGATGCATGGAGCACAAGAGACCAGTAAAAATTGCAAATTGGGGAGCTGGCACAACCCATTGGGAAGTTGTGTGCAACAAGCCAGATCATGAAAAAATATAGTCTTCAAGTTGTTGAGGGGCACCATTGATGTGGACATCATCCAGCTCGGGAGTTGCCGGCCAAAATACCCATTGATTTCAAGTTCTTCCACACCAGGTGGAGGGCAAAGCATATCAAGAACCTTCTCAATTCGTTGTTGCTCTTCCTTTGAGAAATCTCTGAGTTGACTGATGCAGTGCAGGAGTAGAATTATAAGATGCGTCTTCTTGTCGAGCCTAGCATTAGCAGCAAACGAGGCAGCGGATACATTCTCCAATTCAATTAATCCAAGACCTCTAAGTTGGGAAAGAGGCCCCAACTCGTCCAAACTGCACCAATCACCATCCATGTGGGCTCGAAACATATTTAGTCTCCTCATATTTGTCAGACCACTAAACCCTCTAGGTACCATACATCCTTCAGGAAGTGAAAGTAACCTCAGCTGGCCAAGCTTCACAATGCTGTCAGGAAGATTCACCAATTTTGTACATCCACCAAGGTCAAGGAATTGTAATAGTTTCATCTTGCCAATGTTTTCTGGAAGTACAGATATACCGGCATTTACTAGTGTTAGATATCTCAGGTGCTTGAGCTGATGCAACGATTCAACCAATGAAGCCATATCTGCAGATTCTATATGCAAAGTCCGCAAACTAGAAAAAGTAACAAATGAATCACCAGGCTTTGTCTTAATCTGGATAGTTGAGATCAATGTTCTCACTAATTGTTGCACCCGTAGAGATTCCCAATAAAGTTCACCTGATTGTGATTGGTTAGTTTCTATGGACAACCGAAGAAACTTTTGTGAACCAAGTTTATCAAGAATATAATTATCTCCGTCTGGAGTTACGAGTGCTTCATCTTTAGTCATATAGTGAGCAAATGAGCGAACAACATCATGCATGCTAGAAACCCATATGGCAACATACAATTTATCTGGCTCTATCAGGTTCCTAGATACCAACTCCTTGTAGTAATTTTCTCCCAATTCTTCTAAATCATTAGAATTTCCATGAATAAATCCTTCACTAATCCACATTGCAACAACTTCATCCATAGTAAATTTTTTACTTTTAGGAAGAAGAGAGTAGTACAGAAAGCACTGCTTCAGGTAACAAGGCATATATTCATAGCTTAAGTATACTGCATAGTTAAGCTCATCGGGCATTTTAGTTCTTGACCATTTGGAATCATCCAAAACATGTTGCCAGTCGTGACGTAGCCCGCCTCTTTCACGCAAGAGTCCTCCCATTACTTTGACGGCAAGTGGTAAATAACCACATTTTTGTATAATTTTGAGTCCAATATCCTTTAGTGTTTTTATGTGGTCTTCATTTATCTCACTTGAGAGTACCTACATCCATGCAATACAAGGGACCGCTACAATTAATTAACTATGTACCAAGCTCCTTTAAGGCACTCAAATTTACCTCCTAACAGACAAGAGTACTAATTGATTTATCTGTCCATTTATCAAGGTAGGTTTGACAATGTAAATATTCAAATCACAGAATGTACATTTCAAAAAAATGTCATAAATGCATTTACCTATCTTGCTCCTACACA
It contains:
- the LOC119341846 gene encoding disease resistance RPP13-like protein 4, with protein sequence MAMVLDAFASYIGDYLKQVVEDELGTMLGVSSEIDKLGDRLQDLKNFLADADRRNIIDETVQVWVGQLKRAMYEAADILDLCQLKAMEKRGSSSADAGCCNPLLFCMRNPFHAREIGTRIKALNQRLDSIKERSAAFNFINLASYEEHSSSRHGNPSRETSGELDRSGVVGDKIEEDTRALVAQITRSGNEVSNNIMVVAIVGVGGIGKTTLAQKVFNDETIQGDFSKKIWLSVNQNFSEVELLRRAIIEVRGDAQPVGNAKATLQRTLKEALIGHKTFLIMDDVWNYRAWEDVLKTPLVNGAAPGSRVLITTRDEGVARGVSAIWPYHHVDTLAPDDAWLLLKTQVLSSEINEDHIKTLKDIGLKIIQKCGYLPLAVKVMGGLLRERGGLRHDWQHVLDDSKWSRTKMPDELNYAVYLSYEYMPCYLKQCFLYYSLLPKSKKFTMDEVVAMWISEGFIHGNSNDLEELGENYYKELVSRNLIEPDKLYVAIWVSSMHDVVRSFAHYMTKDEALVTPDGDNYILDKLGSQKFLRLSIETNQSQSGELYWESLRVQQLVRTLISTIQIKTKPGDSFVTFSSLRTLHIESADMASLVESLHQLKHLRYLTLVNAGISVLPENIGKMKLLQFLDLGGCTKLVNLPDSIVKLGQLRLLSLPEGCMVPRGFSGLTNMRRLNMFRAHMDGDWCSLDELGPLSQLRGLGLIELENVSAASFAANARLDKKTHLIILLLHCISQLRDFSKEEQQRIEKVLDMLCPPPGVEELEINGYFGRQLPSWMMSTSMVPLNNLKTIFFHDLACCTQLPNGLCQLPNLQFLLVSCAPCIKYVGTGFLQATTASFSRLNEMILDGMVEWEEWEWEEQVQAMRRLEKLVLSKCRLRHVPPGLASNAISLKILSLEHVKHLSYIESFPSVVELIVNDCPDLERITNLPNLQKITIWNCPKLKVLEHITSLERMVLEDYTMEKLPEYMRDIKPRYLQLFCRLWLLSAIAAGQSSTEWDKFSCVEHVKAYARDRDNQRKWYVSYTRGDNCKLDSNISSSTIFQETLSSSMVDAQGFDSLYKMTRSTFSYICGLVRIPFLEDMMARDLTFVDGRVLSLQDRVAVALRVLSSGDSLVTVGSSLGVSESTVLLVAQVFVEAMLDRAMHHCNWPGSAEMEKIKRKFDKIHGLPNCCGVVHTDRITFGSQNRDHEENDVVVVQAVVDRDMKFTEIWLDYDILKDYERGDWLNGSNMKLSDGLEVGEYIIGDAGYPLRPWLLTPYQLENHDLPFPDSKVEFNRRHSTATAITLTALARLKGTWKCLQGEGWHPNNKREMHQTIGACCQLHNIVIDMEEELKEDEEEGVEKQEENYRKQVRQVADEDAIRVRDALSQHLIKSGVHTMAAEEEQQAAVVASGSGDGNKEQEALGRLRAGRGKEKVLAS